A window of Tatumella citrea genomic DNA:
TATGGGAATGCAGTTCTCACCCTTTAAACTTCGTCTTCCGTTTATTGGATCAATTAATCACGCGGGTTCTCAAAACGCCACCAGCCAACCCGACTGAATGATGAACATGAACAATGGCGGGAGGTAACCAGCCCTGCCCGCTAACGTTCCGTTAATTTTAAGATTAAAACCATCAGCGGTTAGCCCGGGGCTGGTTGATTATGTTCACGGGTTCGCAATTTGTATCAGAAATAAGCTAAGTCATGGATTTATGACCGAGAAGCGAATGGCTTTAACGGGTAATAAGCCAGAACTTCACAACCTTCTGGTACAGACACATGCTCCGATACCCGCCCCTCTTCAAGACTAATCACAGAAACCGTACCACTGTCTTCATTTGCAACCAGGAAATATCGTCCGTCCGGAGTAAACGCGCCATCCAGAGGTTTTTTCTGTAGCCCCGCGGTAAACAGATATCGCATATTCGCATCAAAGAAACTGACTACCGGATCAAAATCGCCAATAACGGCAACAATCTCACCATCATTTCTGAAACGGACTATCTGAGCTGGTTTGTTATGACGCTTCAGCGGAATAGTATCCAGAAGCACCAACTGTTCGCGATCAATCAAAAAAATTTCAGGAGCGCTACCATTAGTTGCGACAACCCACGGTCGTATTGGTGACACATCAATGCCATTCAGGCTACCCGGCACACTCAACTTTTTGACTATCCGGCCGCTGTTATCATCAAAAACGATCTGCGATAACGTCCCCTCCTCTTCACTTTCGGTGATTAATACATTTTTTCCGGGAATAACGGCCAGCCGGTGTACATTGTAAGACTCTGAGTTAATGGTGCCGGTTACCGTATCTGTTTGTGGATCGATAATGACAATTACAGCACTTTCCTCACAGCAACAATAAATCAGCCCGTTGTAACCCAGTCGGGCAGTATGCGGACCTTTAAACGGGGAGATATCAATCAAAGTAATGAGTTGTTCACCTGCCAGATCCACCACAGCAATTTGATGTTGTGGATGGGGATTATCGCCGTGAACACCATCACCAAATATAGGCACATATGCCTTACCTTTTTGAGGTAACACCAACAACTCGTGAGGTTTTCGTGGCAGATCATCAAGAACCTTACGAATTTTCAGTGTTTCAGGGTCGAGAAATAAAATACGGCCTGCTGATTTATCTACCGCAATTAGTCCAAAACCAGTGGTGTTTTCTATCTTCATATCTCTACTATCTCCATGATGATATCGACTTTCAGATAAGTGACACGCAGTGAGTCAATCGGCTGCATCTATTCAGGATGGCATTCAACAGGTAGTTTTGTGCCGTTAAAGAAGGTTTTTAGGACGATTCCAACTGCTGAAAAGATATCCGGGGCGCAAATAAATTCAGGAAAAACTGTGCAGAAAAGGCAAACAGATAAACCGGGGAAAAGGCCCCGGGGGAGAGATCAGCAATAAGTCACAGAGCGCAGAAACAGAGGAGCGTCAAAGCCAGCAGCGCTGTCCGGCTCTGCGTGGCAGCACCCTGTCAGGGGATTGATTCAGTCCGGATTAACTTCTAACTGGTCATAGCCTTTAAGCCGGTAAATTACTGCGGAGATTATCCAGGCAGCGATAAAAATACCAATAATCAGATAACCGATAGTCCCGAAGTTATCGTTAAGTGACCCGATTCCATCCCAGAAAAGA
This region includes:
- a CDS encoding YncE family protein; amino-acid sequence: MKIENTTGFGLIAVDKSAGRILFLDPETLKIRKVLDDLPRKPHELLVLPQKGKAYVPIFGDGVHGDNPHPQHQIAVVDLAGEQLITLIDISPFKGPHTARLGYNGLIYCCCEESAVIVIIDPQTDTVTGTINSESYNVHRLAVIPGKNVLITESEEEGTLSQIVFDDNSGRIVKKLSVPGSLNGIDVSPIRPWVVATNGSAPEIFLIDREQLVLLDTIPLKRHNKPAQIVRFRNDGEIVAVIGDFDPVVSFFDANMRYLFTAGLQKKPLDGAFTPDGRYFLVANEDSGTVSVISLEEGRVSEHVSVPEGCEVLAYYPLKPFASRS